A single Saccharolobus shibatae B12 DNA region contains:
- a CDS encoding ABC transporter ATP-binding protein, whose amino-acid sequence MSDNVLYKAINISKYYLAKKRGILESLAREPPIYVRALDNVSVEIRRGEVLGVVGESGSGKTTLGKVLATLEKPTSGNLFFMGMEVNDHNVNHVRKHIHMVFQNPMTSINPRMKVKDIVKEAMKEKREERIKKVLEEVGLDYNYVKDKYPRELSGGQTQRVAIARALAKEPDFLILDEPTSALDASVQAQILNLLVDLQKERKLTYLFITHNIAVARYISDRVIIMYAGKIVEEGNTKEVISEPMHPYTQSLLSSVPELGKKELKPPSGEVPSLINPPSGCRFNPRCPFAMPICKEKEPPLVEINGRKVACWLYETNWKKASS is encoded by the coding sequence ATGAGTGATAATGTACTTTACAAGGCAATCAACATAAGCAAATATTATCTTGCAAAGAAGAGGGGAATACTGGAGTCATTAGCTAGAGAACCCCCAATATATGTTAGAGCATTAGATAACGTATCCGTGGAGATAAGAAGAGGTGAAGTCTTAGGTGTTGTGGGTGAAAGTGGTTCTGGTAAAACCACATTAGGTAAAGTACTAGCTACACTAGAAAAACCCACTAGTGGAAACTTATTCTTTATGGGAATGGAGGTAAATGATCATAACGTAAATCATGTTAGAAAACATATACATATGGTTTTTCAAAATCCTATGACATCCATAAATCCAAGAATGAAAGTCAAGGATATAGTTAAAGAAGCTATGAAGGAGAAAAGGGAAGAAAGAATCAAGAAGGTATTAGAGGAAGTTGGGCTAGATTATAATTACGTAAAAGATAAGTATCCTAGAGAACTATCTGGAGGGCAAACACAGAGAGTTGCAATAGCTAGAGCGCTTGCAAAAGAGCCGGATTTTTTAATTCTAGATGAACCAACTTCGGCTTTAGATGCGTCAGTACAAGCGCAAATCCTTAATCTACTTGTAGACTTACAAAAAGAAAGAAAACTCACATACCTCTTCATTACCCATAATATTGCAGTAGCTAGATACATCTCTGATAGAGTCATAATTATGTATGCTGGAAAAATTGTGGAAGAAGGAAATACAAAAGAAGTTATTTCGGAACCAATGCATCCATATACTCAATCACTGCTTAGCTCAGTACCAGAATTGGGAAAGAAGGAGCTTAAACCACCTAGCGGAGAAGTGCCCAGCTTAATAAACCCACCTAGCGGATGCAGATTCAATCCTAGATGTCCTTTTGCTATGCCAATATGTAAGGAAAAGGAACCACCATTGGTGGAAATAAATGGAAGAAAAGTCGCTTGTTGGTTGTACGAAACCAACTGGAAGAAGGCTTCTAGTTGA
- a CDS encoding PH domain-containing protein: MEEKSLVGCTKPTGRRLLVEGTIILVIFSLFLEITSIINYLIFVGIWYAILFIIIAWFKSHTYCILEKEIIIKSFLGKKVVKAENFKETFISQGPIAKKLNCGSIYIILKNGKATVLYDIKNPEKFLERIQNSRP; the protein is encoded by the coding sequence ATGGAAGAAAAGTCGCTTGTTGGTTGTACGAAACCAACTGGAAGAAGGCTTCTAGTTGAGGGAACTATTATACTTGTGATTTTTTCTTTATTCTTGGAGATAACTAGCATAATTAATTATCTTATTTTCGTTGGAATATGGTACGCTATATTATTTATTATAATTGCGTGGTTCAAGAGCCATACTTACTGTATCTTGGAAAAAGAGATAATAATAAAATCATTCTTAGGTAAAAAAGTAGTCAAAGCAGAAAATTTTAAAGAAACATTTATATCACAGGGACCTATAGCGAAGAAATTGAATTGTGGCTCAATTTACATTATATTAAAAAACGGAAAGGCCACAGTCTTATATGATATAAAAAACCCAGAAAAATTCCTTGAAAGAATTCAGAATTCCCGCCCTTAA
- a CDS encoding ABC transporter permease: MSINTVFFIIRRIINAFITLILLIILVFIMIHIIAPNPLALARLYTGPHATYTELEQVAKQYGLDQPLYIQIINYIINIFHGNLGIDPTYKVPVVTLIGKYLPRTLELVIPATILSVVIGLFTGAIAASNRNKPLDYLVRGVYLVTWASPPFLIAVILQLVIAYYLRLLPPTGTVNPVLTPPKSITPFPLLNAMLAGDWPYFSSLVHHMVLPVIAIALVSFGIVTRIARASMLDYMESDFAKLSLMKGLSRRRVVYGVVLRNASIPLVTLIALLFGYSVAGAVVIEDIFQYHGMGYFITQAIESLDYTSILGTTVIVGIAIIIANLVADILYGVLDPRVRIVE; this comes from the coding sequence ATGTCCATAAATACTGTTTTCTTTATCATAAGAAGGATCATTAATGCTTTCATTACCTTAATATTACTAATTATATTAGTTTTTATTATGATACATATCATAGCACCAAATCCTTTAGCATTGGCAAGGCTATATACTGGGCCACATGCAACTTATACAGAGTTAGAACAAGTAGCGAAACAATATGGACTAGATCAACCTCTTTATATCCAAATAATTAACTACATAATTAACATATTTCATGGAAATTTAGGTATAGATCCAACATATAAGGTACCAGTAGTAACGCTTATCGGCAAATATTTGCCAAGAACCCTAGAATTGGTAATACCCGCAACGATACTTTCCGTAGTTATTGGTTTATTCACTGGTGCCATAGCAGCATCAAACAGGAATAAACCACTGGATTATCTAGTCCGTGGCGTTTACTTAGTTACTTGGGCATCTCCGCCATTCTTAATCGCTGTCATATTACAGTTAGTGATAGCATATTATCTCAGATTATTACCCCCTACCGGTACTGTTAACCCTGTTCTTACTCCACCAAAGTCTATAACGCCTTTTCCCTTGCTAAACGCAATGTTAGCAGGAGATTGGCCTTATTTTTCTAGTCTAGTTCACCATATGGTCTTACCAGTTATAGCAATAGCATTAGTGAGTTTTGGAATAGTAACCCGAATAGCCAGAGCCTCAATGCTAGACTATATGGAGTCTGATTTCGCTAAACTTAGTCTTATGAAAGGACTAAGTAGAAGAAGAGTGGTATATGGTGTGGTTCTAAGAAATGCTTCAATACCATTAGTAACCTTAATTGCGTTACTTTTCGGATACTCGGTAGCGGGAGCAGTTGTAATTGAGGATATATTCCAATATCATGGAATGGGGTATTTCATTACTCAGGCTATAGAAAGTCTAGATTACACGTCAATTTTGGGAACAACAGTAATTGTTGGAATTGCTATAATTATAGCAAATCTAGTTGCAGATATACTTTACGGGGTTCTAGATCCAAGGGTGAGGATAGTTGAGTGA
- a CDS encoding ABC transporter permease, producing MSESSGIRFMLKALIRDKAGLLGLIIVSLFLLWSLIQGILEILSSYLRKQSLGYILLPHNPFQYNLQLAFHPPSSTFLLGTNAEGEDIFSRILYALPRDAFVAIVVVFSAIIIGGILGILAGYLGGIIDEILMRVTDAFLSLPALILVIAITVPLKATFFATILGLAIVWWPTYARFYRAQTLRIKNMDYISAAKLSGVSRISLFYRYIFLNSVDPILAYAALDFGNVILTYSTLAFLGIGITPPIPELGEMAANGVTGLPQYWWWALFPGLTILIIVIGFVLLGDRLQDVVAGRIVY from the coding sequence TTGAGTGAAAGTTCTGGAATTAGGTTTATGCTAAAGGCTTTAATTAGAGATAAGGCTGGATTATTGGGCTTAATAATAGTAAGCCTATTTCTATTGTGGTCTTTAATACAAGGAATATTAGAGATATTGTCCAGTTATCTTAGGAAACAATCTTTAGGTTATATACTCCTTCCACATAATCCCTTTCAATATAATTTGCAGTTAGCCTTCCATCCTCCTTCTTCTACTTTTCTTTTAGGTACTAATGCAGAAGGAGAGGATATTTTTTCAAGGATTTTATATGCACTACCCAGAGATGCATTCGTAGCCATAGTAGTAGTGTTTTCAGCAATAATCATAGGAGGAATATTAGGAATACTCGCAGGATATCTAGGTGGTATAATAGATGAAATCTTAATGAGGGTTACAGATGCCTTTCTATCCTTACCGGCATTAATATTAGTTATTGCAATAACTGTACCATTAAAGGCTACGTTCTTCGCTACCATATTAGGCTTGGCAATAGTATGGTGGCCAACCTATGCTAGATTTTATAGAGCCCAAACGTTAAGGATAAAGAATATGGATTATATTTCTGCAGCTAAATTAAGTGGAGTCTCTCGAATATCATTGTTCTATAGATATATCTTTCTAAATTCCGTAGATCCTATATTAGCTTATGCTGCACTGGACTTTGGAAACGTAATATTAACTTATTCAACCTTAGCGTTCCTAGGAATAGGAATAACACCACCAATTCCAGAGTTAGGAGAAATGGCTGCAAATGGTGTTACTGGTTTACCGCAGTATTGGTGGTGGGCCTTATTTCCGGGATTAACCATTTTAATTATTGTTATAGGGTTCGTACTATTAGGTGACAGATTACAAGATGTGGTAGCTGGAAGAATAGTCTATTAG
- a CDS encoding ABC transporter ATP-binding protein → MVLLQIRNLNVYYNTIISWIKVLSDVNLDIEKGEIVGVVGESGSGKSTLGHAISRILPPNAIIRGDIIIDGVNLAKLKDNELQKYRGTWVFMIFQNPLNSLNPVKKVGSQLLEAVKIRYQREGKKVEEANLMKDVIEVLKDLRLPDPYSIIDRYPHQLSGGQVQRIVISMALLLKPKLLIADEPTSALDVTIQAQVVNLFKQLNKEINTSILFITHDISLAYVVSDRIVVMYAGRIMEDGKVEEVLKSPMHPYTQGLVASIPTGDKNQKLTAIPGNPPSFFALPTGCKFSNRCSKVFDICRKKEPNISEKNGRKIRCWLYE, encoded by the coding sequence ATGGTATTGCTTCAGATTAGGAATTTGAACGTTTATTATAACACAATAATTAGTTGGATTAAAGTATTAAGCGATGTAAATCTAGATATAGAAAAAGGGGAAATAGTAGGAGTTGTTGGAGAAAGCGGTTCCGGAAAATCCACACTGGGCCACGCAATCTCCAGAATCCTACCACCGAATGCAATAATACGAGGAGATATTATAATAGATGGGGTTAATTTAGCTAAGTTAAAAGATAATGAATTGCAGAAATATAGAGGAACATGGGTTTTCATGATATTTCAAAATCCATTAAACAGCTTAAATCCAGTAAAGAAAGTAGGCTCTCAGCTCTTAGAAGCAGTTAAAATAAGATATCAAAGAGAAGGAAAGAAAGTTGAAGAAGCGAATCTAATGAAAGATGTTATTGAAGTTCTCAAAGATTTAAGACTTCCAGATCCTTATTCCATTATTGACCGTTACCCTCACCAGCTCTCAGGAGGACAAGTTCAAAGAATAGTTATTTCAATGGCGTTATTACTTAAGCCCAAACTGCTCATAGCTGATGAACCAACATCTGCATTGGATGTTACCATACAGGCTCAAGTGGTTAATCTATTCAAGCAATTAAATAAGGAGATAAATACAAGCATTCTTTTTATAACACATGACATTTCCTTAGCTTACGTAGTTTCGGATAGAATAGTAGTAATGTATGCTGGAAGAATTATGGAGGATGGAAAAGTTGAAGAAGTCTTAAAGTCACCAATGCATCCATACACACAAGGGTTAGTGGCAAGTATACCAACTGGAGATAAAAATCAAAAGTTAACTGCAATTCCAGGTAATCCGCCATCGTTTTTTGCATTACCTACTGGATGTAAGTTTAGTAATAGATGCAGTAAAGTTTTTGATATTTGCAGAAAGAAGGAACCTAACATTAGTGAGAAAAATGGAAGAAAAATAAGGTGTTGGTTATATGAGTGA